CCAGCGCAGAACGCGCCGCCGAACTCTGGGACGCGCCGCGAGGGTAAGCGATCCCGACATGCCGCTGTGTATGAACGACCGGCTACAATGCGTCTCTGACTTGGATACCACGATTGCCCTGTTTTTTGGAGTGTAGGAATGCACCGTTCTATTCTGACTGCCGTATTCGCCCTGCTATTGGCCACGCCGCTCGCAGCCCAGCACGGCGTGGCGACCGATGTCGCGTTCGAGAACCTGCGGTTTGATCGGCCTCTCTACCTCTGCCACCCCGGCGACGGGACGGACCGCGTTGTGGTCGCCGAGCAGTCGGGCCGGGTCTTTATCTTCGACAACGACCCCGGCGCGGAGCAGGACGACATGCACATCATGATCGATCTGCGCGACATCACCATCGCGCCGGGCCACCGCGGGCAGAACGAAGAGGGCCTGCTGGGCGTCGCCTTCCACCCCGACTTCGCCGAGAACGGGCAGGTGTTTTTGCACTACTCCGCCGCCCGGCCCAAGCGCAACGTGCTGTCGCGCTTTACCGTGATGGACGACGGCGAGACGATCGACCCCGAGTCGGAAGACGTCATCCTCGAGCAGCGTCAGCCGTTCTGGAACCACAACGGCGGGATGATCGACTTCGGGCCGGATGGCTACCTCTACATCGCGCTGGGCGACGGCGGCGCGGGCGGTGACACACTCAAGGCCGGTCAAGACCTCTCCACCCTGCTCGCCAAGATCCTGCGCATCGACGTCGACCAGACCGACGAAGCACGCGGGACGAACTACGCGATCCCCGAAGACAACCCTTTCGTTGACAACGAAGACGCCCGGCCCGAGATCTGGGCGTACGGCCTGCGCAATGTCTGGCGCTTCAGCTTCGACCGTGAGGACGGCACGCTCTGGGCCGGCGACGTCGGGCAAGGCGCGTGGGAAGAGATCAATATCATCCGCGGTGGGTACAACTACGGCTGGCGCATCCGCGAAGGCCGACACGACTTCGACGCCAACGACCGCAAGGAAGACACGGGCCTGCTCGTCGACCCGCTGGTCGAACACCCGCGCAGCGAAGCGATGTCCATCACCGGCGGCTACGTCTACCGCGGCTCTGCCATCCCGCAGATCGACGGCTACTACCTCTATGGCGACTACGAGCGCGGCAACCTCTGGATGATCCAGTTCGACGGCCGCCGCGTCCGCCAACAACTCGAACTAGGCCAGGTCGACAAGCCCGCATCGTTCGGCGAAGACCGCGACGGCGAGGTGTACATCTGCTCGTTCAATGGGCTGATCTACAAGTTTGTGGCGGGGGATTGATGGGGGGGGGTTGGTGGTTGATCCGCACCTTCGCGTTGCTCAGGTGCGGCTTGTCATCGATGAGAGCTTCATAGCAGAGTAAGCCGTACCTGGGCGCAGCGAAGGTGCGGATCGAGTGCCCATGAACCGATAGGAGTTTGCCATGCCCGTGCCAGGCAAACGCTGGTACCACTTGGTGCTGCACACGCACGGCAGTTGGCTCCCCGGCGACCCACGCGGCTTCCGATCACGCAAACACCGCATCCACAGCTCGGGGGGACTACAAACAGCCGCCACCTTCCAGCCAGCACCGCAAGCTTTTTGCTTATCAGCGGGAGCATGCCGCGCCCGCCGTACACATCCCGGCACACCTCTATCCTGTCATCGGCCGAGCCATCCTCGATAAGTCGAAGAAGCTGGAGCACCGGGCCGTGGCGGTCAGCGTAAATGCAACGCACACCCACCTGTTGATCGAACTGCCCGAGGGGTACGACGCCGCCAAGAAGACTTCGGGCCAGCTCAAGCAGGCCGCGTCTCACGCCGTGGGTGCGGCCCTGCCCAGTCAGGTGTGGGCTGCGGGTGGCAAACCCATCGAGGTCAATGACTCGGAGCATCATCGGCGAGTCTACCACTACATCCTGCGCCATCGTTGCGAAGGCGACTGGACGTGGGCGATCCAACGACACCCGAATGCTGTGGTGTGGGGCGAGGGCTGGGAGCAGGCGCAAGCTGAGGATGATGGGGGTTGATCCGCACCTTCGCTGCGCTCAGGTACGGCTTATCATCGGTGACAACGTTGTAGTAGAACAAGCCGTACCTGAGCGCAGCGAAGGTGCGGATCGCAACACGACAACCTAAACCCGCCGGATATCTACGACCACCAACTCCGCGTTGCGGCGGCCCTGCCAGGTGTTGATGTTGGGCTGGAACACCACATCTACCGACACGCCCGCGGGCAGGTCGTCGGCGAGGTCGCCGCGGTTCCACGCCACAGCGCGGATCGATGCGCCGCCCTGGCGCAGCTGAAGCGATAGGTGTTTCCCGGCCGCGCCCATCCGCTGTGCGGCCCGCGCGAGCGTCACGCACTCGGCGAGCAGGCGTGGCTTGGGGTTGCTCCGGCCAAACGGCGCGAGACGCTGCACGTCATCAAAGAGCACAACATCGCAGTCACACAGATCGACCGCCGCGTCGATGCGCACCGAGCCACACAGGTCCTCGGCCGGGAGCATGGTGTTGACCTCGGCGACCAGCGCTTCGCGGAACGCGTCGAGCTTGACGGCGTCCATGGTCAGCCCCGCCGCCATCGCGTGGCCGCCGAACTTAGCGAGGTGCTCGCCGCAGCTTGTGAGCGCGGCATGGATGCTGACGCCGTCAACACTTCGGGCCGAGCCCTTGGCCTCGCCGGAGCCCGCATCGATCCCGAGCACTACGGCCGGCCGGTGGTAGCGGTCGACCAATCGGCTGGCGACGATCCCCACGACGCCGGGGTGCCAGCCATCACCGGCGACGACGATCGCGCGGCGGTCGTCTGCGGCGTAGCCGTGGTTCTCGACCTGCTCCACCGCCGCATCGACGATGCGCTTCTCTGTCGCGCGGCGCTGCTCGTTGGTGTGGTGTAGCTGTTCTGCAAGTTCTCTGGCGCGATCGCCCTCTGCGGTGGTGAGCAGCTCGACGGCCTCGCGCGCGTGGCCCATGCGGCCGCAGGCGTTGAGCCGGGGGCCCAGCACAAAACCGACGTGGTAGCTGTCGATCTTTTCGCCAGCGAGGTTGGACGCCTCGATCAACGCGTTGAGCCCGGCGATCCCCGTTCTCTTGATGCGTGACAGCCCGAAGCAGGTGATGATGCGGTTCTCGCCGACGAGCGGGACGACATCCGCGACCGTGCCCAGCGCCGCGAGGGCGAGCAGGTCCATCAGCAGCCCGCGGAACTTGTCGGGCAGCCTGCCGGCCGGCTTCGTCTGTGTCGCTTCGCAGCCGGAGAACGCGCGGGCGAACTGCCACGCGAGCTTGTAGGCGACACCCGCGCCGCAGAGGTCGAGGTTGGGGGATGGGCGATGGCGGATGGCGGATGGCGGATGGGCGGGGGTGTCGTCGATCTCCGGCTGGCTATCGGGCTGATCCGCCATCCGCAATCCGCAATCCGCCATCGGAACCCCCGGATGCACCAGCGTGTGCGCATCGGGCAGGTCGTCGGGGTCGAAGGTGTGGTGGTCGGTGATGATGAGGTCGATGCCGAGCTCGCGCGCGACGCGGGCGGGGCCGGTCGCGGTGATACCGCAGTCGACGGAAACGACAAGTGGATGGCGGATAGGCGATGGCGGATGGGCGATGTGCTCGGGATCACTTGTCGTGCCGGCT
The sequence above is a segment of the Phycisphaeraceae bacterium D3-23 genome. Coding sequences within it:
- a CDS encoding PQQ-dependent sugar dehydrogenase — protein: MHRSILTAVFALLLATPLAAQHGVATDVAFENLRFDRPLYLCHPGDGTDRVVVAEQSGRVFIFDNDPGAEQDDMHIMIDLRDITIAPGHRGQNEEGLLGVAFHPDFAENGQVFLHYSAARPKRNVLSRFTVMDDGETIDPESEDVILEQRQPFWNHNGGMIDFGPDGYLYIALGDGGAGGDTLKAGQDLSTLLAKILRIDVDQTDEARGTNYAIPEDNPFVDNEDARPEIWAYGLRNVWRFSFDREDGTLWAGDVGQGAWEEINIIRGGYNYGWRIREGRHDFDANDRKEDTGLLVDPLVEHPRSEAMSITGGYVYRGSAIPQIDGYYLYGDYERGNLWMIQFDGRRVRQQLELGQVDKPASFGEDRDGEVYICSFNGLIYKFVAGD
- a CDS encoding DHHA1 domain-containing protein, with the translated sequence MTTAWTQARWIRKDADNTPADDQRRQASSPLITQLLAARNIVGREATQRFLHPKLTDLHDPALLPGCVRAAQRIKQAVDDAQPIIIYGDYDVDGVTASAILYHTLKIAGADVHTYVPHRLDEGYGLNEDAIRMMADRGSRIADGQAGTTSDPEHIAHPPSPIRHPLVVSVDCGITATGPARVARELGIDLIITDHHTFDPDDLPDAHTLVHPGVPMADCGLRMADQPDSQPEIDDTPAHPPSAIRHRPSPNLDLCGAGVAYKLAWQFARAFSGCEATQTKPAGRLPDKFRGLLMDLLALAALGTVADVVPLVGENRIITCFGLSRIKRTGIAGLNALIEASNLAGEKIDSYHVGFVLGPRLNACGRMGHAREAVELLTTAEGDRARELAEQLHHTNEQRRATEKRIVDAAVEQVENHGYAADDRRAIVVAGDGWHPGVVGIVASRLVDRYHRPAVVLGIDAGSGEAKGSARSVDGVSIHAALTSCGEHLAKFGGHAMAAGLTMDAVKLDAFREALVAEVNTMLPAEDLCGSVRIDAAVDLCDCDVVLFDDVQRLAPFGRSNPKPRLLAECVTLARAAQRMGAAGKHLSLQLRQGGASIRAVAWNRGDLADDLPAGVSVDVVFQPNINTWQGRRNAELVVVDIRRV